A stretch of the Pirellulales bacterium genome encodes the following:
- a CDS encoding S46 family peptidase, with product MTASITYSDEGMWLFNNPPRQLLKEKHNFEVTDQWLEHLQKSSVRFNSGGSGSFVSSNGLVMTNHHVGADALAKLSTPERDLLQEGYYATKPEDEIKCHDLELNVLMSIEDVTARVNEAVKADMSAADAQVARRAVMNTIEKESLDATGLRSDVVTLYNGGLYHLYRFKKYTDVRLVFAPEKQVAFFGGDPDNFEYPRYDLDVTFFRVYEDDQPAKIEHFLKWSEAGAGDGELVFVSGHPGRTDRQNTVAHLEFLRDRVLPISLNTIRRREVNLRMYSENSSENARQAEDELFGYQNSRKARLGQLAGLQDPAFMSPLRQNERRLREAVNKDPKLREAAGTAWQDVEKAIAAWERLYTEYTLLEQGHAFNSELFNFARTLVRLSEEAGRPNEERLREFRESNLESLKQQLFSTAPIYKPLEIAKLADSLGMWMERAGAENELVQQALAGASPQERAAALVNGTALEDVDLRKKLAEGGADALAAQSTDPMLGLARLVDSAARRVRKNYEEQVEEPLRQAYARIANARFAIEGTDTYPDATFTLRLAFGTVRGYEEGGQQIAPWTTLGGTYEHAAAHGSMPPFDLPKSWLQRKDRLDLTTPFNFVNTADIIGGNSGSPIVNKSGEVVGIIFDGNIYSLVLAYAYTDERARAVGVHSAGITEALNKIYEASELANELGH from the coding sequence ATGACCGCCAGCATCACCTACAGCGACGAAGGCATGTGGTTGTTCAACAACCCGCCTCGCCAATTGCTCAAGGAAAAACACAACTTCGAAGTCACCGACCAGTGGCTCGAACATTTGCAGAAGTCGTCGGTGCGTTTTAACAGCGGCGGCTCCGGATCGTTTGTCTCCTCCAACGGGTTGGTGATGACCAACCATCACGTCGGCGCCGACGCCTTGGCCAAGCTCAGCACGCCCGAGCGCGACCTGCTGCAAGAGGGCTACTACGCCACCAAGCCGGAGGACGAGATCAAGTGCCATGACCTGGAGTTGAACGTGCTGATGAGCATTGAGGACGTGACGGCGCGCGTGAATGAAGCCGTAAAGGCCGACATGAGCGCCGCCGACGCGCAGGTTGCTCGGCGCGCCGTGATGAACACGATCGAAAAGGAGTCGCTCGACGCCACCGGCCTGCGCAGCGATGTGGTGACGTTGTACAACGGCGGCCTCTATCACCTGTATCGCTTCAAGAAGTACACCGACGTGCGGCTGGTGTTCGCGCCGGAGAAGCAGGTCGCGTTCTTCGGCGGCGATCCTGACAACTTCGAGTATCCGCGCTACGATCTGGATGTCACCTTCTTTCGCGTTTACGAAGACGATCAGCCCGCCAAGATCGAGCACTTTTTGAAGTGGAGCGAAGCGGGCGCGGGAGATGGCGAACTGGTGTTCGTGTCGGGCCACCCCGGCCGGACCGATCGGCAGAACACGGTGGCGCACCTTGAGTTTCTGCGCGATCGGGTGCTGCCGATTTCGCTCAACACGATTCGCCGCCGCGAAGTCAATTTGCGGATGTATTCTGAAAACAGCAGCGAAAACGCTCGTCAAGCGGAGGACGAGTTGTTTGGATATCAGAACAGCCGCAAGGCGCGGTTAGGTCAATTGGCCGGGCTGCAAGACCCCGCCTTCATGAGTCCGCTTCGACAGAACGAACGTCGTCTGCGCGAAGCGGTGAATAAGGATCCGAAACTGCGCGAGGCCGCGGGCACAGCCTGGCAGGATGTCGAAAAGGCCATCGCGGCCTGGGAGCGGCTTTACACCGAGTACACGCTGCTCGAACAAGGTCACGCCTTCAACAGCGAGTTGTTCAATTTCGCGCGCACCTTGGTGCGGCTGAGTGAAGAAGCAGGCCGCCCCAACGAAGAACGTTTGCGCGAATTCCGCGAATCGAACCTGGAATCGCTCAAGCAGCAACTGTTCTCCACCGCTCCGATTTATAAACCGTTGGAGATCGCCAAGTTGGCCGATTCGCTTGGCATGTGGATGGAGCGAGCCGGCGCCGAGAACGAACTGGTTCAGCAGGCGCTAGCCGGCGCATCGCCGCAAGAGCGCGCCGCGGCGCTGGTGAACGGCACCGCTCTCGAAGACGTCGATCTGCGCAAGAAGCTGGCTGAAGGCGGCGCCGACGCGCTGGCGGCCCAATCGACTGACCCGATGTTGGGACTTGCCCGGCTGGTCGATTCCGCGGCCCGCCGCGTGCGCAAGAATTACGAAGAGCAAGTGGAAGAGCCGCTGCGGCAGGCCTACGCCAGAATTGCCAACGCGCGGTTTGCCATTGAAGGCACCGACACTTACCCTGACGCGACTTTCACGCTGCGACTGGCCTTTGGCACGGTGCGCGGCTATGAGGAAGGCGGTCAACAAATCGCTCCCTGGACGACGCTCGGCGGCACTTACGAGCATGCGGCGGCCCATGGCAGCATGCCCCCCTTCGACCTGCCCAAGAGTTGGCTCCAGCGCAAAGACCGGTTGGACCTCACCACCCCGTTCAACTTTGTCAACACGGCGGACATTATCGGCGGCAACTCAGGCAGTCCGATCGTAAACAAATCCGGCGAGGTCGTGGGCATTATCTTTGACGGCAACATCTATTCGCTCGTGCTGGCGTATGCGTACACCGACGAGAGGGCGCGGGCCGTGGGCGTTCACTCCGCGGGCATCACCGAGGCGCTCAACAAAATCTACGAGGCCAGCGAGTTGGCGAACGAACTAGGGCACTAA
- a CDS encoding protein arginine kinase, producing MSDKKLELDYLAHTSGEWLRGAGPQADIVMSSRIRLARNLADFPFISRASEPDRTEIEKTLHDAILQSELAGRLGYLDVSRLEGLDRQFLVERQLISREHADSQGARGVALDEEERVSLMINEEDHLRIQCMHSGLDLERAWDEINHIDDVLAERIAFAFNPRLGFLTACPTNVGTGMRVSVMLHLPALVITRQIEKVFRSLQKINLAVRGLYGEGSQAMGDFYQISNQITLGRSEPDLIKQVGDVVPVIIDYERKARDVLIKEGQQNLHDRVSRAYGILRNAQTISSEETMHLLSSVRMGVNLGLIQDIEIPMINQLFIHTQPAHLQKLRGVELDTADRNIERARYLRRHLNREDGNDASKN from the coding sequence ATGTCCGATAAGAAGTTAGAACTGGATTATCTGGCGCACACCAGCGGCGAATGGCTTCGCGGCGCGGGGCCCCAGGCGGACATCGTGATGAGCAGCCGGATCCGTCTGGCGCGCAATCTCGCCGATTTTCCGTTTATCAGCCGGGCCAGCGAGCCCGACCGCACCGAGATTGAAAAGACGCTGCACGACGCGATCCTGCAAAGCGAACTGGCGGGCCGACTGGGCTACCTCGACGTCAGCCGCCTGGAGGGGCTAGACCGGCAATTCCTGGTCGAGCGGCAGTTGATCAGCCGCGAGCACGCCGACAGCCAAGGGGCGCGCGGCGTGGCGCTCGACGAGGAAGAACGCGTCAGCCTGATGATTAACGAAGAAGATCATCTGCGCATCCAGTGCATGCACAGCGGGCTCGATCTGGAGCGCGCGTGGGACGAGATCAACCATATCGACGACGTGCTGGCCGAGCGGATCGCGTTCGCCTTCAATCCGCGTCTGGGCTTCCTCACCGCCTGTCCGACCAACGTCGGCACTGGGATGCGCGTGAGCGTCATGCTACACCTGCCTGCGCTGGTCATCACGCGGCAGATCGAAAAGGTCTTTCGTTCGTTACAGAAGATCAACTTGGCGGTGCGCGGGCTTTATGGCGAAGGCTCGCAGGCCATGGGCGACTTTTATCAGATCAGCAATCAAATCACCTTGGGGCGTTCTGAGCCTGATTTGATCAAACAGGTTGGCGACGTGGTGCCGGTGATCATCGACTACGAGCGCAAGGCCCGCGATGTGCTGATCAAGGAAGGCCAACAGAATCTGCACGATCGCGTCAGCCGCGCCTATGGCATATTGCGCAACGCGCAGACCATCAGTTCGGAAGAGACCATGCACTTGCTTTCCAGCGTCCGCATGGGAGTCAATCTGGGACTGATCCAAGACATCGAAATCCCGATGATCAATCAGCTCTTCATTCACACCCAGCCGGCGCATTTGCAAAAGCTGCGTGGTGTGGAGCTCGACACCGCCGACCGCAACATCGAGCGCGCGCGTTATCTGCGCAGGCACCTCAATCGCGAAGATGGCAACGACGCCAGTAAGAACTAG
- a CDS encoding ATP-grasp domain-containing protein: protein MCEQPLNPRLRILLFEFVTDGWNAVYAAPPPPSLAHEGQAMRDALQADLIAAGHRVVECNGQAPDEFLAREAPRADWSIVVAPELDGLLLRYCRRASAAGGYLLACRDDMIGLMSDKHAMCEHLAANGVPTTSGRLIGDAAPHQLAIRLPAIVKPCDGAGSQDLRRIDSWDQLAAATDDGRRWRVEELLQGVAASVSFLCGPQGCHPLPPCRQTLAADFAYLGGEFIASRALQKRAFRLAARAVATLDRPRGWIGVDLVLGASSDQDRVVELNPRLTTSYVGLRTIAEGNLADWMLRIAGGDRPLLGFRPEAPRFAADGKMALDSV from the coding sequence TTGTGCGAACAACCATTGAATCCGCGGCTGCGCATCCTACTGTTCGAATTTGTGACTGACGGTTGGAACGCGGTGTACGCCGCTCCGCCCCCCCCCAGCTTGGCGCACGAAGGCCAGGCCATGCGCGACGCGCTGCAGGCCGATCTGATCGCGGCGGGGCATCGCGTGGTTGAATGCAACGGCCAAGCGCCAGACGAATTTCTCGCTCGCGAGGCGCCCCGAGCCGATTGGTCGATTGTCGTAGCGCCAGAACTCGATGGTTTGCTGCTTCGCTATTGCCGTCGTGCAAGCGCCGCGGGTGGATACTTGCTGGCCTGCCGCGACGACATGATTGGTCTGATGTCGGATAAGCACGCCATGTGCGAACATTTGGCGGCTAACGGAGTGCCGACCACCAGCGGAAGGTTGATTGGCGATGCGGCGCCCCACCAACTTGCCATCCGTTTGCCGGCCATCGTCAAGCCGTGCGATGGCGCTGGCTCTCAAGATTTGCGGCGAATTGACTCATGGGATCAGCTTGCCGCGGCTACAGACGACGGTCGGCGCTGGCGCGTCGAGGAATTATTGCAGGGCGTCGCGGCGAGCGTGAGTTTCTTATGCGGACCCCAAGGCTGTCATCCGCTGCCTCCCTGCCGTCAGACCTTAGCGGCCGATTTCGCCTATCTGGGCGGCGAGTTTATCGCGTCGCGAGCGCTGCAAAAAAGAGCATTTCGACTGGCCGCGCGGGCGGTCGCCACGCTCGATCGGCCGCGCGGCTGGATTGGCGTCGATCTGGTGTTGGGCGCCAGCAGCGATCAGGATCGAGTGGTCGAACTGAATCCGAGGCTCACGACCTCCTATGTTGGCCTGCGAACCATCGCCGAGGGGAACCTGGCCGATTGGATGCTGCGGATTGCGGGCGGCGATCGTCCCCTGTTAGGCTTTCGACCCGAGGCGCCGCGCTTTGCGGCGGACGGCAAAATGGCATTGGACTCGGTGTAG
- a CDS encoding oligopeptide transporter, OPT family, producing MAAQQTIDKPKSPPKEVTPAHRPFVADNEVLPEFTWQALILGSVLGILFGASSLYLVLKVGLTVSASIPVAVLAITLFRVFSRITGTRRATILENNIVQTTGSAGESIAFGVGVTIPALMLLGGEMEFLQVMTVGTLGALLGILMMIPLRRAFIVKQHGVLTYPEGTACADVLIAGEQGGATAATVFTGFGLAFVYKFLTAAMGLWKEVVKLPLVMLQKSETGATTQIGLRGGALSGELSPELLGVGYIIGPRIASLMLGGGVLAWLVITPLIVLVGADPAAQDTTSDQFLGMVRENYVLYIGAGAVATGGIISMIQALPMIFGSVASGLRDMRSSFGGAEAAVTPRTARDLPIWVTVLGSIALVLILTAVPGLGLGFNPRGIAGALLIVLFGFLFVTVSARLTGEVGSSSNPISGMTVATLLLTCLIFLAMNERGPSATFTALMVAAVVCIAASNGGTTAQDLKTGYLVGGTPRLQQYAIVIGALTSASVIGGILILMNSAGTVWSADPRNLPNYRVPDVTALTRMEQPGGEHAAKDKNSYHVLYVRQKEIEGVPAGKYLVDNSGQIRYLVDPAINGRLTQRDDGTAVARFEAPKTRLMALIIDGILNQRLPWTLVLLGALIAITLELAGTSSLPFAVGVYLPLSTSVPIFIGGALRWVVDKLHGRSAAEAEMSPGVLLSSGYIAGGAIAGLLIAFMALLPKAPVDIAKSLRMEERLPAWWHAAYGPEYLALGMFALLLICLFVVGLRKQRNTK from the coding sequence ATGGCGGCGCAACAAACGATCGACAAACCCAAGTCGCCTCCCAAAGAGGTCACGCCCGCGCATCGGCCCTTTGTGGCCGACAATGAAGTGCTGCCTGAATTTACCTGGCAGGCACTGATCTTGGGATCGGTGCTGGGAATCTTGTTTGGCGCGTCGTCGCTCTATTTGGTTCTGAAAGTTGGCCTAACCGTCTCCGCATCGATCCCCGTGGCGGTGCTGGCGATCACGCTTTTTCGCGTATTCTCGCGAATCACGGGGACGCGCCGCGCCACCATCCTGGAAAACAACATCGTCCAAACCACGGGCTCGGCGGGCGAATCGATCGCCTTTGGCGTTGGCGTGACCATCCCCGCGCTGATGCTGCTCGGCGGTGAGATGGAGTTTTTGCAGGTGATGACGGTCGGCACGCTGGGCGCCCTGTTGGGCATCTTGATGATGATTCCGCTGCGGCGCGCGTTCATCGTCAAGCAACATGGCGTGCTGACGTATCCCGAAGGCACTGCCTGCGCCGATGTGCTAATCGCCGGTGAGCAGGGGGGGGCGACGGCCGCCACGGTATTTACCGGCTTTGGTCTGGCGTTTGTCTACAAGTTTTTGACGGCCGCCATGGGGTTGTGGAAAGAGGTCGTCAAGCTGCCGCTGGTCATGCTGCAAAAGTCCGAGACGGGCGCCACTACGCAGATCGGCCTGCGAGGCGGAGCGCTGTCTGGCGAATTGTCGCCAGAACTGTTGGGCGTAGGGTACATCATCGGTCCGCGGATTGCCTCTTTGATGCTGGGCGGCGGTGTGCTGGCCTGGCTGGTGATTACACCATTGATTGTCTTGGTGGGGGCCGATCCCGCAGCGCAAGACACCACCTCGGATCAATTTCTGGGCATGGTGCGCGAGAATTACGTGCTTTACATCGGCGCAGGCGCCGTCGCGACCGGCGGCATCATCAGCATGATTCAGGCCTTGCCGATGATCTTTGGCTCAGTGGCGAGCGGGCTGCGCGACATGCGATCTTCGTTTGGCGGCGCCGAAGCCGCCGTCACGCCGCGCACGGCGCGCGATCTGCCGATTTGGGTGACAGTATTGGGGAGCATCGCGCTGGTCTTGATACTGACCGCCGTGCCTGGGTTGGGCCTGGGATTTAACCCGCGCGGCATTGCTGGCGCGCTGTTGATTGTGCTCTTTGGCTTTCTTTTCGTCACGGTCTCCGCGCGATTGACCGGGGAGGTCGGTTCGTCGTCGAACCCAATATCTGGCATGACCGTGGCAACTCTCTTGCTGACATGCCTCATCTTTTTGGCCATGAACGAGCGCGGGCCATCGGCAACCTTCACGGCGCTAATGGTGGCGGCCGTTGTTTGCATCGCCGCCAGCAATGGCGGCACCACGGCACAAGATCTCAAGACCGGCTACCTGGTGGGGGGCACGCCACGCTTACAGCAATACGCCATCGTGATCGGGGCGCTCACATCGGCCAGTGTGATTGGCGGAATCTTGATCCTGATGAACAGCGCCGGCACGGTCTGGTCGGCCGATCCTCGCAACTTGCCCAACTACCGGGTGCCCGACGTCACGGCTCTGACGCGCATGGAACAGCCGGGAGGGGAGCACGCCGCCAAGGACAAGAACAGCTACCACGTTTTATACGTTCGGCAAAAGGAAATCGAAGGCGTCCCCGCCGGAAAGTACCTGGTCGACAATTCGGGACAGATTCGCTATCTCGTCGACCCCGCAATCAACGGCCGACTCACGCAGCGCGACGACGGCACTGCCGTCGCGCGTTTTGAGGCGCCCAAGACGCGCCTGATGGCGCTGATAATCGATGGCATCTTGAACCAGCGTCTGCCGTGGACTCTGGTGCTGTTAGGGGCTTTGATCGCCATCACGCTGGAACTGGCGGGCACGTCATCGTTGCCGTTCGCGGTCGGAGTGTATCTGCCGCTTTCGACTTCGGTTCCCATCTTCATTGGCGGCGCCTTACGGTGGGTGGTCGACAAACTCCATGGCCGATCGGCTGCCGAAGCGGAAATGAGCCCTGGGGTATTGCTCAGTTCGGGCTACATCGCGGGGGGCGCCATCGCCGGCCTATTGATCGCGTTCATGGCCTTGCTGCCGAAAGCACCAGTCGACATCGCCAAGTCGCTGCGCATGGAAGAACGTTTGCCCGCCTGGTGGCATGCCGCCTATGGACCGGAATATTTGGCGCTAGGCATGTTCGCCTTGCTGTTGATCTGCCTCTTTGTCGTTGGCCTCAGAAAGCAACGGAACACGAAATGA
- a CDS encoding DUF1549 domain-containing protein: MRVARSSGLGWLPVCLAIHGAFGAWATANEATPAAPVVGAVERIEVYPTSFRLDLPRRRMRFAVTGFYANGDVVDLTRAAELISSDPNVVAIAGGVARPVANGAATILIRAAGKEAQVAGEVSRQESPEPVSFQYGTLVALTKQGCNSGACHGSPSGKGGFRLSLRAYDPVLDTETLVREVFNRRTNVFDPDASLLLRKPLMEMPHGGGRRLRKTDASYAVLRDWIAEGLQADAPDAPTCTGIEIHPPQRVLKYPAHTQQIVVLAHFSDGSVRDVTELASFSSSDEAVATVDDLGHVTAQDRGESAILVRYLEHMQTSYLMFLKEVENFAWSAPPASNYVDQKVFGKLQQMEIQPSDLCTDEEFVRRVYLDLLGVLPQPSESAAFLSDANAAKRAKLIDTLLQRPEHAEYWALKWGDLLRLNAKKVTARGVQKFHHWIVAAVRDNMPYDQFVRELLTATGSSFDNPAANYYRTAADTNDCTETTAQLFLGIRIQCAKCHNHPFERWTQDNYYGIGAFFNRVQRKPTAEPEELVVWVARGGEVVQPRTGKQMPPWLPLVGDAEVPAEGDRREALVSWLASGDNPFFAKAEVNRLWGYLLGRGIVEPVDDFRASNPPSNEALLDALAKDFIEHRFDRRHVIRVILNSRTYQLSARANDFNKNDVKYFSHAKTRMLSAEQLLDAICSVTGVAEKYAGLPAGTRATELPSPDMDHAFLKVFGQPAREMACQCERSSESNLSQALQMINGPLVHGKLIDRNNRIRSLAEAGKTNSDIVIELYQAALCRRPSDAELAAAERHIAAQPERLLALEDVCWAVLNSKEFLFQH, from the coding sequence ATGCGCGTTGCTCGATCTTCTGGCCTGGGATGGCTGCCGGTGTGTCTGGCGATCCATGGGGCGTTTGGCGCTTGGGCCACCGCGAACGAAGCCACCCCGGCGGCGCCGGTCGTTGGCGCCGTGGAGCGGATCGAAGTCTACCCCACCAGCTTTCGGCTCGATTTGCCTCGCCGGCGAATGCGCTTTGCGGTCACCGGTTTCTATGCCAATGGCGATGTCGTGGACCTGACGCGCGCCGCCGAATTGATCTCATCCGACCCGAATGTGGTGGCCATTGCCGGAGGCGTGGCGCGGCCGGTCGCCAACGGCGCGGCGACCATCCTGATTCGCGCCGCCGGCAAGGAGGCGCAGGTCGCCGGCGAGGTCAGTCGCCAGGAATCGCCCGAGCCGGTTTCGTTTCAATACGGCACGCTCGTCGCGCTCACCAAGCAAGGTTGTAACTCCGGCGCATGTCATGGTTCGCCCAGCGGCAAGGGGGGATTCCGCCTCTCGCTGCGCGCCTACGATCCGGTGCTCGACACAGAGACCTTGGTGCGCGAAGTCTTCAATCGGCGAACCAACGTCTTTGATCCTGACGCCAGCTTGCTATTGCGCAAACCCCTGATGGAAATGCCGCATGGCGGCGGGCGCCGCCTGCGAAAGACGGACGCCAGCTACGCGGTGTTGCGCGACTGGATCGCCGAAGGGCTGCAGGCCGACGCGCCCGACGCCCCCACCTGCACTGGCATTGAGATCCACCCGCCGCAGCGCGTGCTCAAATATCCCGCGCACACGCAGCAGATTGTTGTGCTGGCCCATTTCTCCGACGGCAGCGTGCGCGATGTGACCGAGTTGGCCTCGTTCTCAAGTTCGGACGAGGCGGTGGCGACCGTGGACGACTTGGGGCATGTGACGGCGCAGGACCGGGGCGAATCGGCGATTCTGGTCCGCTATCTGGAGCACATGCAAACCTCCTATTTGATGTTTCTCAAGGAGGTCGAAAACTTCGCCTGGAGCGCCCCGCCAGCAAGCAACTACGTCGATCAAAAAGTGTTCGGCAAACTTCAGCAGATGGAAATTCAGCCATCAGATCTCTGCACCGATGAAGAATTCGTGCGGCGTGTTTATCTCGATTTGCTCGGTGTGTTGCCGCAGCCCAGCGAATCGGCGGCGTTTCTATCCGATGCCAACGCGGCGAAACGGGCAAAGCTGATCGACACCCTGCTCCAGCGCCCCGAACACGCCGAGTATTGGGCCCTGAAATGGGGCGATCTGCTGCGACTCAACGCCAAGAAAGTGACCGCCAGGGGGGTGCAGAAGTTCCACCATTGGATTGTCGCGGCGGTGCGCGACAACATGCCGTACGACCAGTTCGTTCGCGAGCTTTTGACCGCTACTGGCAGTTCGTTCGACAACCCGGCCGCCAACTACTATCGCACCGCCGCCGACACCAACGACTGCACCGAGACGACCGCGCAGCTATTTCTCGGCATTCGCATCCAGTGCGCCAAGTGCCACAATCACCCGTTTGAGCGCTGGACGCAGGACAACTACTACGGCATCGGCGCCTTCTTCAATCGAGTGCAGCGCAAGCCGACGGCCGAGCCCGAAGAGCTTGTGGTGTGGGTCGCGCGCGGCGGCGAGGTAGTCCAACCGCGCACCGGCAAGCAGATGCCGCCGTGGCTGCCGCTGGTCGGCGATGCCGAAGTGCCTGCCGAGGGAGATCGCCGCGAAGCGCTCGTCTCTTGGTTGGCCAGCGGCGACAACCCCTTTTTCGCCAAAGCAGAGGTCAATCGCCTGTGGGGCTATCTCCTGGGACGCGGCATTGTGGAACCGGTCGACGATTTCCGCGCGTCGAATCCGCCATCGAACGAGGCCTTGCTGGACGCGCTGGCCAAGGACTTCATCGAACATCGGTTTGATCGCCGGCATGTGATTCGCGTTATCCTCAATAGCCGCACCTATCAACTCAGCGCCCGCGCCAACGACTTTAACAAGAACGACGTTAAATACTTTTCGCACGCCAAAACCCGCATGCTCAGCGCCGAGCAATTGCTCGATGCGATTTGCAGCGTGACAGGCGTCGCCGAGAAGTACGCCGGATTGCCTGCTGGCACGCGCGCGACCGAACTGCCCAGCCCCGATATGGATCACGCGTTTCTCAAGGTCTTTGGACAACCCGCCCGCGAGATGGCCTGCCAATGCGAACGGTCGAGCGAATCGAACTTGTCGCAGGCGCTACAGATGATCAATGGTCCCCTCGTGCATGGCAAGCTGATCGACAGGAACAATCGCATCCGCTCGCTAGCCGAGGCGGGCAAGACCAACTCTGACATCGTCATTGAGTTGTATCAAGCGGCGCTCTGTCGCCGACCCAGCGACGCTGAATTGGCGGCGGCCGAAAGGCACATCGCCGCGCAGCCAGAGCGACTCTTGGCGCTGGAAGATGTTTGCTGGGCAGTGCTCAATTCCAAGGAGTTCTTGTTCCAGCATTAA
- a CDS encoding UvrB/UvrC motif-containing protein, whose translation MKCQKCERPATFHITELTGGKPEELHLCEECAREYLTQSDSPDTGAANLAGALAQQLAVGQTAQELARLDQQACPVCGITFFEFRNKGRLGCPHDYVCFQKELEPLLANIHGETTHVGKRPKQNAAADTDQLTQLVRLRREMKEAIAAEDYEQASKLRDEIKQIKDAG comes from the coding sequence ATGAAGTGTCAAAAGTGCGAGCGCCCCGCGACGTTCCACATTACGGAGCTCACTGGCGGCAAGCCCGAAGAGCTCCATTTGTGCGAGGAATGCGCCCGCGAGTACCTCACCCAGTCTGACAGCCCAGACACCGGCGCCGCCAACCTGGCGGGGGCGCTTGCCCAGCAACTCGCCGTGGGTCAAACAGCTCAAGAATTGGCGCGACTCGACCAGCAGGCCTGCCCGGTCTGTGGGATCACCTTCTTCGAGTTCCGCAACAAAGGTCGGCTCGGCTGCCCTCACGATTATGTGTGCTTTCAGAAAGAGCTGGAGCCCTTGCTGGCCAACATTCACGGCGAGACGACGCATGTGGGCAAACGCCCCAAGCAGAACGCCGCGGCCGACACCGACCAACTGACTCAGCTCGTGCGACTGCGGCGCGAGATGAAAGAGGCGATCGCCGCGGAAGATTATGAGCAGGCCTCGAAACTGCGCGACGAAATCAAGCAAATCAAGGACGCCGGCTAG